In a genomic window of Cloacibacillus sp.:
- a CDS encoding retron system putative HNH endonuclease, which translates to MLYIKKGKEPASLTQYKKTAGANYDGCGKDDIKQSLMQEQAGLCAYCMRRLRAPSEMRIEHYVSQSVSPEKALSYLNMLGVCYGGERDDGGHGKCRLTCDAHRGSRPLAVDPWDEASINKIKYKYDGTIYSEDHDINNDLHHTLNLNSDAGPHKKSREQVLLAFIGQLNTKFGKSTSWNKARLEKMRKEILDANPKPSYCGILIWFLNKHIK; encoded by the coding sequence ATGCTGTACATCAAAAAGGGCAAAGAACCTGCGTCTCTCACGCAGTATAAAAAAACAGCCGGCGCAAACTATGATGGCTGCGGCAAAGATGACATCAAACAATCTTTGATGCAGGAGCAGGCGGGACTCTGCGCCTACTGTATGCGAAGGCTCCGCGCACCGAGCGAGATGCGCATAGAGCACTATGTTTCGCAGTCCGTCTCACCGGAAAAGGCGCTTTCATACCTAAACATGCTAGGCGTATGTTATGGGGGCGAGCGTGATGACGGCGGGCATGGAAAATGTCGATTGACATGTGACGCACACAGAGGCTCGCGGCCCCTTGCCGTGGATCCCTGGGACGAGGCCTCTATCAATAAGATAAAATATAAGTATGATGGAACAATATATTCTGAGGACCACGACATTAATAATGATTTACATCATACTCTCAATTTGAACAGCGACGCCGGCCCCCACAAGAAATCGCGCGAACAAGTTCTTTTGGCATTCATTGGTCAATTAAATACAAAGTTCGGGAAAAGCACCAGTTGGAACAAAGCGCGCCTTGAGAAAATGCGCAAAGAAATACTTGATGCGAACCCCAAACCTTCATATTGCGGCATATTGATATGGTTTCTTAATAAACATATCAAATAG
- the sdaAA gene encoding L-serine ammonia-lyase, iron-sulfur-dependent, subunit alpha → MLKAVEKIVNLAAEKGMTFPEAVLLLDSQESGVAQNEIRLRMAERLCDMRRCVREACANSEACRLEPPMGPKLRAYTGSMSGDFLMAASATAMEVASYNAVMGRIVAAPTAGSCGIIPGMLFAWEFFRGADKDTDRLLTEALIVAGAVGEVTAFRATLAGAKGGCQAECGAAAAMGSAALAYLEGGTPAMSAHAAAMTFKSVLGLVCDPVGGLVECPCIKRNGILIANGVICADMALAGIESVIPLDEVIDSMGQIGRMMAPALRETSLGGLAVTPTAAELVKNLDLN, encoded by the coding sequence ATGCTTAAAGCTGTAGAAAAAATAGTAAACTTGGCCGCCGAAAAGGGGATGACCTTCCCTGAGGCGGTGCTGCTTCTTGATTCACAGGAGTCAGGCGTCGCGCAGAACGAAATACGCTTGCGCATGGCGGAGCGGCTTTGCGACATGCGCCGCTGCGTGCGCGAAGCCTGCGCGAACTCCGAGGCCTGCCGGCTCGAACCGCCGATGGGGCCGAAGCTGCGCGCCTATACCGGCTCGATGTCCGGCGACTTTCTGATGGCGGCATCTGCCACCGCGATGGAGGTGGCCTCCTACAACGCCGTGATGGGACGCATCGTGGCGGCTCCCACGGCCGGAAGCTGCGGCATCATTCCGGGCATGCTCTTTGCGTGGGAATTTTTCAGGGGCGCGGACAAAGATACGGACCGGCTGCTCACAGAGGCGCTGATAGTGGCGGGCGCCGTGGGCGAAGTGACCGCCTTTCGCGCGACGCTTGCCGGCGCCAAAGGCGGCTGTCAGGCCGAGTGCGGCGCGGCCGCGGCGATGGGCTCCGCCGCCCTCGCCTACCTTGAAGGAGGCACGCCGGCCATGAGCGCGCACGCGGCGGCAATGACCTTTAAATCAGTGCTCGGCCTCGTCTGCGACCCTGTGGGCGGCCTTGTGGAATGCCCCTGCATCAAGCGCAACGGCATTTTGATAGCAAACGGCGTTATATGTGCGGACATGGCGCTTGCCGGAATAGAGTCCGTCATTCCGCTTGACGAAGTCATAGATTCAATGGGGCAGATAGGGCGCATGATGGCCCCTGCGCTGCGTGAAACGTCGCTTGGAGGGCTTGCCGTCACGCCCACAGCGGCGGAACTTGTCAAAAATCTGGACCTGAATTGA
- a CDS encoding sugar O-acetyltransferase — translation MEDRNESVLDMTALIAQMHRCSELLLRLNAMPEGYRRERDAVLTELLGSRGARLHLRSPFNAIMGNNIHLGENCFINMNCTFLDDAAITVGSYVLIAPDVKIYTASHPTDTGVRWGKMNKWEGFEYPVTHTLPVSIGDRAWIGGGAVIMPGVTIGEGAVIGAGSVVTRDIPAAVVACGNPCRIIKSIN, via the coding sequence ATGGAAGATAGAAATGAAAGCGTACTTGACATGACGGCTTTGATAGCGCAGATGCACCGCTGCTCGGAGCTTTTGCTGCGCCTCAACGCAATGCCGGAAGGCTATAGGCGGGAACGCGACGCGGTGCTCACGGAGCTGCTCGGCTCGCGCGGGGCGCGCCTCCACCTGCGCTCTCCATTCAACGCTATCATGGGCAATAACATCCATCTTGGGGAAAACTGCTTCATCAACATGAACTGCACCTTTTTGGACGACGCGGCGATAACGGTAGGCAGCTATGTGCTGATAGCGCCGGACGTAAAGATATACACCGCCTCGCACCCGACAGACACAGGCGTGCGCTGGGGCAAAATGAACAAATGGGAGGGATTTGAATACCCTGTCACGCACACTCTGCCCGTTTCTATCGGAGACCGCGCGTGGATAGGCGGAGGCGCGGTAATCATGCCTGGCGTCACGATAGGAGAGGGCGCCGTCATAGGCGCGGGCAGCGTCGTTACAAGAGATATACCGGCCGCGGTCGTGGCTTGTGGAAACCCATGCAGAATAATCAAAAGCATCAATTAA
- a CDS encoding TRAP transporter large permease encodes MSVSLGIIIGVMALTFILNIPVTYGMIAAGVFYLAYNSADIGLVVGQIMGMMYSSYVLIAIPLFIFTANIMNNGKVTDVMFDFARALIGRRRGALAYVNVLVSLIFSGMTGSAIADASGIGTMEIEAMDKNGYDRPFSCAITAASAIIGPIFPPSIPFVIYAMLSGASVGALFLGGVLPAFFIAGALSLYISYIAKKRGYPEGIVFTRSEFWRFTLRALPALFTPVILLVGIYTGVMTPTEAGAVAALYALIISVFAYRVLGFKEFCISVKASVTATGSITILTAAAAVFSYVVVKENIPGMVSDLILGMTDQKLIVLICVNVLFLILGMFLDTAVLQYVFLPIVIPIVSAVGIDLVHFGVLICLNMMIGLCTPPFGFLLFVTANIGKTPLADVVREIFPMLLILIAVMVVLMLFPQTILWLPGMMMK; translated from the coding sequence ATGAGCGTTTCCCTTGGCATAATAATAGGCGTCATGGCGCTCACCTTCATACTGAACATACCGGTCACCTACGGCATGATAGCCGCAGGCGTCTTCTACCTCGCCTACAACAGCGCCGACATCGGACTCGTCGTAGGACAGATAATGGGGATGATGTACAGCAGCTACGTCCTCATCGCCATACCTCTTTTCATCTTCACCGCCAACATAATGAACAACGGCAAGGTGACCGACGTCATGTTCGACTTCGCTCGCGCCCTCATAGGCCGCAGACGCGGCGCGCTCGCCTACGTCAACGTGCTCGTATCGCTGATCTTCTCCGGCATGACGGGCTCGGCTATCGCGGACGCCTCCGGCATAGGCACAATGGAGATAGAGGCAATGGACAAAAACGGCTACGACAGGCCATTCTCCTGCGCCATCACCGCGGCGAGCGCAATAATCGGCCCCATCTTCCCGCCTAGCATCCCATTCGTAATCTACGCGATGCTCTCCGGCGCCTCCGTAGGCGCGCTCTTTCTTGGCGGCGTGCTTCCCGCCTTCTTCATAGCGGGCGCGCTTTCACTCTACATCTCGTACATCGCGAAAAAACGCGGCTACCCGGAGGGCATCGTCTTCACACGCTCTGAGTTCTGGCGATTCACGCTGCGCGCGCTGCCGGCGCTCTTCACGCCCGTCATACTTCTTGTCGGCATCTACACCGGCGTCATGACGCCCACGGAGGCGGGAGCCGTGGCCGCGCTCTATGCGCTCATAATCTCCGTCTTCGCCTACAGAGTGCTCGGCTTCAAAGAATTCTGCATAAGTGTAAAGGCCTCCGTAACGGCCACCGGTTCAATAACCATACTGACCGCGGCCGCCGCCGTATTTTCCTACGTCGTGGTAAAAGAAAACATCCCCGGCATGGTCTCTGACCTCATTCTCGGCATGACAGACCAAAAACTTATCGTGCTGATATGCGTCAACGTGCTCTTTCTTATACTCGGAATGTTCCTCGACACGGCGGTGCTCCAATACGTCTTTCTGCCGATCGTCATACCGATAGTCTCCGCCGTGGGCATAGACCTGGTACACTTCGGCGTTCTCATCTGCCTCAACATGATGATAGGCCTCTGCACGCCGCCCTTCGGCTTTTTGCTCTTCGTCACGGCAAACATAGGAAAAACTCCGCTTGCCGACGTAGTACGCGAGATATTCCCGATGCTGCTCATACTGATAGCCGTCATGGTAGTGCTGATGCTATTCCCGCAGACGATACTATGGCTGCCGGGCATGATGATGAAATAA
- a CDS encoding TRAP transporter small permease — translation MKLAKKLWGVLEDVIGIYLPGVTFIIMFVVFCIQVICRYLFDFQFRWSYELTVIAFMWTTVMGACYASRTKDHVSFDLIYKKFGPRTRAAMDIAGDALVLASLCLLFKPALEYIDFMGIKKTASLCISFRVVYAPIMLFIFFAGLYLALDIARAARSLAQGCDGKEGAK, via the coding sequence GTGAAGCTCGCAAAAAAACTATGGGGCGTTCTGGAAGACGTGATCGGCATCTATCTTCCCGGCGTAACCTTCATCATCATGTTCGTCGTATTCTGCATACAGGTGATATGCCGGTATCTCTTTGACTTCCAGTTCCGCTGGAGCTACGAGCTGACCGTCATAGCCTTCATGTGGACCACCGTCATGGGCGCGTGCTACGCAAGCCGCACGAAAGACCACGTCTCCTTCGACCTCATCTACAAAAAATTCGGCCCGCGCACGCGCGCCGCAATGGACATAGCGGGCGACGCGCTGGTGCTTGCTTCGCTCTGCCTCTTATTTAAACCGGCGCTTGAATACATCGACTTTATGGGAATAAAAAAGACGGCCTCGCTTTGCATAAGTTTCCGCGTAGTCTACGCGCCGATAATGCTCTTCATCTTCTTCGCGGGGCTATACCTCGCGCTTGACATTGCGCGCGCGGCGCGCAGCCTGGCACAGGGCTGCGACGGAAAGGAGGGCGCGAAATGA
- the hydA gene encoding dihydropyrimidinase gives MALIIKNGIIGSPAGAFRGDLLIEGEKIAAVGSSLHAAAAGVFDARGRYVLPGGVDPHTHVMLKIGARKVSDGFKAATRAALFGGTTTIVDHPGFAPDGSSLAAPVELELEEGAKGSFTDYSVHMVFQRYDETVRRELHDVIAKGFPTGKVYTTYAGMLRDEEIFPLMKQMKEEGGLLFFHCENNAVTSGLGAEYQKTLPTPYDAWPKSRPDYCEAEAVKRVLTLARAAEVPVYIVHLSTKAALEEVILARRTGQTVYAESCPQYLLLTDDRYKQENGLDYVMAPPLRGRGDCERLWRAAAQGDIDTIGTDHCSFSRAAKKRLGARNIFNAPGGVPGVETRMELLFSEGVMKGRLSLERFVEITAAAPARILGMPDKGRLEAGADADVIIIDPEQPHTVTCGALHQKADYTPYEGAALSCRCTDVWLRGEHLVADGELKEKKPKGRFIKRSL, from the coding sequence ATGGCTCTTATCATCAAAAACGGGATCATAGGCTCGCCTGCCGGAGCGTTTCGGGGAGACCTGCTCATTGAGGGCGAAAAAATAGCGGCGGTCGGCAGTTCGCTGCACGCGGCCGCAGCCGGCGTATTCGACGCCCGCGGCAGATATGTGCTGCCCGGCGGCGTCGACCCTCATACGCACGTGATGTTGAAGATAGGCGCGCGCAAGGTATCCGACGGCTTCAAGGCGGCGACGCGCGCCGCGCTTTTCGGAGGGACGACGACCATCGTCGATCATCCGGGCTTTGCGCCCGATGGTTCTTCGCTTGCCGCGCCCGTCGAACTTGAACTTGAAGAGGGCGCAAAGGGTTCCTTCACAGATTACTCCGTCCACATGGTTTTCCAGCGCTACGACGAGACCGTCCGCCGCGAACTTCACGACGTCATAGCAAAGGGCTTTCCAACGGGCAAAGTCTACACCACCTACGCAGGGATGCTGCGCGACGAGGAGATATTTCCCTTAATGAAGCAAATGAAGGAAGAGGGCGGCCTTCTTTTCTTTCACTGTGAAAACAACGCCGTGACAAGCGGCCTTGGCGCGGAATATCAAAAAACGCTGCCCACGCCGTATGACGCGTGGCCTAAGAGCCGCCCGGACTACTGCGAGGCGGAGGCGGTAAAGCGCGTCCTTACGCTCGCGCGCGCGGCGGAGGTCCCCGTCTACATCGTGCATCTTTCAACAAAGGCGGCGCTTGAGGAAGTCATCCTTGCGCGGCGCACGGGGCAGACGGTCTACGCCGAAAGCTGCCCGCAGTACCTTCTGCTCACCGACGACCGCTATAAACAAGAAAACGGGTTGGACTACGTGATGGCCCCTCCGCTTCGCGGCCGCGGCGACTGCGAAAGGCTATGGCGCGCGGCGGCGCAGGGCGACATAGACACGATAGGCACAGATCACTGCTCGTTCAGCCGCGCCGCAAAAAAACGTCTGGGTGCGCGCAACATCTTCAACGCGCCGGGCGGCGTGCCGGGCGTTGAGACAAGAATGGAGCTGCTTTTTTCCGAGGGCGTGATGAAAGGGCGGCTGTCGCTTGAGCGCTTCGTTGAAATCACGGCGGCGGCTCCGGCGCGCATACTTGGGATGCCCGACAAAGGCCGCCTTGAGGCGGGAGCTGACGCGGACGTCATAATAATCGACCCGGAACAGCCCCACACCGTCACATGCGGCGCGCTGCACCAGAAGGCGGATTACACGCCGTACGAGGGCGCCGCCCTCTCCTGCCGCTGCACAGACGTCTGGCTGCGCGGCGAGCACCTCGTGGCGGACGGTGAATTAAAAGAAAAAAAACCAAAAGGCCGCTTCATAAAACGCAGCCTGTAA
- a CDS encoding AAA family ATPase — protein MRLSNVCVKNFRCFEDISLDLSGSLTILVGNNGAGKSALLDAIAIGLGAFTAGIKDLKANYNIDKNDARHVSYAAGGAVNTEAQYPVSVSCVGRVEHDKTTLKWTRSLNSSGGSTTVKGAREIIEYASRLTLNVMKNTGEHDVLPVFGYYGTGRLWAHKKAKWGAAGRKKTSRIDGYIDCLAAESNEKLMLEWFEKMTQKELQELQLNNGAAKLPIFEVVKSAVKQCVEKISDFQDSEIRYNLESQSLELISSASKNRQTYLLTELSDGYKSTISMIGDIAYRMAVLNPHLEEKALTAAPGVVLIDEVDLHLHPLWQQVILSDLTRIFPKVQFIVTTHAPSVIMSAKDAQIVVIEREDLHTPHYAVYGRDANSILCELMGASERPSEIKSLLNNFYTQVSEMKLEEAEAVLERIKTEIGADDPEIAKAETVLFFEKFENTDK, from the coding sequence ATGAGGCTTTCTAATGTCTGCGTTAAGAATTTTCGCTGTTTTGAAGATATATCCCTTGACCTTTCTGGAAGTTTGACGATTCTTGTGGGTAATAACGGCGCGGGAAAGTCCGCGTTGCTTGATGCGATCGCCATAGGCCTTGGGGCCTTCACCGCAGGCATAAAAGATTTAAAAGCCAATTATAATATAGATAAAAACGATGCCCGCCATGTCTCTTATGCTGCTGGCGGCGCCGTCAACACAGAAGCGCAATATCCCGTCTCTGTAAGCTGCGTTGGCCGCGTTGAACACGACAAAACCACTTTAAAGTGGACGCGTTCTCTCAATTCTTCAGGAGGAAGCACGACGGTCAAAGGCGCGCGCGAAATAATAGAATACGCCTCAAGGCTGACTCTCAATGTCATGAAGAATACAGGCGAGCACGATGTGCTCCCTGTTTTTGGATACTACGGTACCGGACGGCTCTGGGCACATAAAAAAGCAAAGTGGGGAGCAGCTGGGCGCAAGAAAACCAGTCGTATAGACGGATACATAGACTGCCTTGCCGCCGAATCCAACGAAAAACTTATGTTGGAGTGGTTTGAAAAAATGACGCAAAAGGAACTCCAGGAGCTCCAACTTAATAACGGCGCGGCAAAACTTCCCATCTTTGAAGTCGTAAAGAGCGCGGTTAAACAGTGCGTGGAAAAAATATCTGATTTTCAAGATTCTGAAATACGCTACAACCTTGAATCCCAGTCTCTTGAACTGATATCCTCGGCCTCAAAAAACCGCCAGACATATTTGTTGACAGAGCTCAGCGACGGATATAAAAGCACGATCAGTATGATAGGCGACATCGCATACCGCATGGCGGTCCTAAACCCTCATCTTGAGGAAAAGGCACTGACGGCCGCGCCAGGCGTCGTTTTGATAGATGAGGTAGATCTGCATCTTCATCCGCTGTGGCAGCAGGTAATTTTAAGCGACCTGACTAGAATATTTCCTAAAGTACAATTTATAGTCACCACGCACGCTCCGTCGGTAATAATGTCGGCGAAAGACGCGCAAATCGTTGTTATTGAAAGAGAGGACCTTCACACGCCTCATTATGCCGTCTATGGCAGAGACGCAAACTCTATACTATGCGAACTTATGGGAGCAAGCGAACGTCCCTCTGAAATAAAATCACTGCTAAACAACTTCTATACGCAAGTTTCCGAAATGAAACTTGAAGAAGCGGAGGCAGTGTTAGAGCGCATCAAAACTGAGATAGGCGCCGATGACCCGGAAATAGCTAAAGCTGAAACCGTCCTCTTCTTTGAAAAATTTGAAAACACGGATAAATAG
- the sdaAB gene encoding L-serine ammonia-lyase, iron-sulfur-dependent subunit beta, giving the protein MPVWEIIGPVMIGPSSSHTAGAAHIGRIVRMCWGEEVKHADLYMRGSFASTGAGHGTDKALIAGLLGMGQDDPDIRSAKQLAREAGMEFAFYTEEVAGAHPNSVRIVVTGGGRSMEAVGYSIGGGAVVLHKLDGFQVDISCTLPAIIIMNKDVQGVVSAVTSYLSAHNVNIATMKLHRNARGGLATMVLELDSGEERVDTETMKNLHPGIVRVIGIQGEA; this is encoded by the coding sequence ATGCCTGTTTGGGAAATAATCGGGCCTGTCATGATAGGGCCGTCGTCAAGCCACACGGCGGGCGCGGCGCATATAGGGCGCATCGTGCGGATGTGCTGGGGCGAAGAGGTGAAGCACGCGGACCTTTACATGCGCGGCAGCTTCGCGAGCACGGGCGCGGGGCACGGCACTGACAAGGCTCTCATCGCCGGGCTGCTCGGCATGGGGCAGGACGACCCCGACATACGCAGCGCAAAACAGCTTGCGCGCGAAGCCGGCATGGAATTTGCATTCTATACGGAAGAGGTCGCCGGCGCGCACCCAAATTCCGTGCGCATAGTCGTCACGGGAGGCGGACGCTCGATGGAGGCGGTCGGATATTCCATAGGCGGCGGCGCCGTCGTGCTGCATAAGCTGGACGGCTTTCAGGTGGACATCTCCTGCACTCTTCCCGCCATCATCATAATGAATAAAGACGTTCAGGGCGTAGTAAGCGCCGTCACGTCATACCTTTCGGCCCACAACGTGAACATAGCGACGATGAAGCTGCACCGAAACGCGCGCGGAGGACTTGCCACAATGGTGCTGGAGCTGGACTCAGGCGAGGAGCGCGTCGATACTGAGACGATGAAAAATCTGCACCCGGGCATAGTGCGCGTCATCGGGATACAGGGGGAGGCGTAA
- a CDS encoding DctP family TRAP transporter solute-binding subunit, with translation MKQKNSFIFIAVLAAVLFSFSSNAWAAPKKIIFTTVSLPNVSYTKVLYTVVKPELEKLSGGTLSLEIFDSSKLFSQDDELPAVIKGNATMCYTDATWLADYMPSMKMMAAGYLFSDRAHMDKVLNGALGKKMFADVAKKVGVRPLGAYYIGARHIAMRSTKTITKPEDLKGVKLRTPNSSAWLSLGKALGANPVPIAFSELYTALQTGTVDGLENPLGGIDEGSFFEVIKTISLNGHMIGAVWPAINEKFWQGLTQAQQTAVVKAFEKGMIANEKLAVADEKALLKKYQDKYGIKIVKPDVNAFKKRVRAYYLSDKSITQDWDMDLYKQIIGMSK, from the coding sequence ATGAAACAGAAAAACTCTTTCATCTTTATCGCCGTGCTCGCCGCGGTTCTTTTTTCATTTTCCTCAAACGCGTGGGCCGCGCCAAAGAAAATAATCTTCACGACTGTATCGCTTCCCAACGTTTCATACACAAAGGTGCTCTACACCGTAGTGAAGCCGGAGCTTGAAAAACTCTCAGGCGGAACGCTCTCGCTTGAAATATTCGACTCAAGCAAGCTCTTCAGCCAGGACGACGAACTGCCGGCCGTCATCAAAGGCAACGCGACGATGTGCTACACCGACGCCACATGGCTTGCAGACTACATGCCATCAATGAAGATGATGGCGGCGGGCTACCTCTTCAGCGACAGGGCGCACATGGATAAGGTACTGAACGGCGCGCTCGGCAAAAAAATGTTCGCCGATGTAGCGAAAAAAGTCGGCGTCCGCCCGCTTGGGGCTTACTACATCGGAGCGCGCCACATAGCGATGCGCAGCACAAAGACGATAACGAAGCCGGAAGATCTCAAAGGCGTCAAGCTCCGCACGCCCAACTCCTCCGCGTGGCTCTCGCTCGGCAAAGCGCTTGGAGCAAACCCCGTCCCCATAGCCTTCTCGGAGCTTTACACGGCGCTCCAGACGGGAACAGTTGACGGCCTGGAGAACCCTCTTGGCGGCATCGACGAAGGCTCCTTCTTTGAAGTCATAAAGACGATATCGCTTAACGGCCACATGATAGGCGCCGTTTGGCCCGCCATAAACGAAAAGTTCTGGCAGGGGCTCACCCAGGCGCAGCAGACGGCCGTGGTCAAAGCCTTTGAAAAGGGCATGATAGCCAACGAAAAGCTCGCCGTCGCCGACGAAAAGGCGCTGCTTAAGAAATATCAGGACAAGTACGGCATCAAAATCGTGAAGCCCGACGTAAACGCCTTCAAAAAGCGCGTGCGCGCCTACTATCTCAGCGACAAATCCATCACGCAGGATTGGGACATGGACCTCTACAAACAGATAATCGGAATGAGCAAATAA
- a CDS encoding ABC transporter substrate-binding protein: MRKLFAAALLCTLFFALPAVAADTIKIGEIATVTGDFAAYGVAEVEAVKMAVKEINAKGGVLGKKLEVVMYDCRTRNEDMVSAARRLVQQDKVVAAIGPSGSGLCIAASPIFNQGKVSHIGTLPTNPKVTVDEKGKVKPYNFRICFLDPYQGKILAVFAAKDLKAKTAAILYDVSSDYSHGLREYFTNSFKGYGGKIVADEGHRGEDVDFRAQLTKIKQANPEVLVLPTMGKCLPLAVKQAREMGINVPIIGGDGYGDFMWEIAGKDAMKKTYWVSHVAKEDPALKEFFAKYKKQAGTECQEFMNAVMAYDSVYWLADAIKRAGSTDPVKVRQALENTKGLQLMHTKLTMDQFHDPKDKDGFILEAKDGKAVFFKKIRPDSK; the protein is encoded by the coding sequence ATGCGCAAGTTATTTGCAGCAGCATTACTTTGCACACTGTTCTTCGCACTCCCCGCAGTTGCCGCCGACACAATAAAAATCGGCGAAATTGCAACAGTCACCGGTGACTTCGCCGCCTATGGCGTAGCCGAAGTTGAGGCCGTCAAGATGGCCGTCAAAGAGATCAACGCCAAAGGCGGAGTTCTCGGCAAGAAACTCGAAGTCGTCATGTATGACTGCCGCACACGTAACGAAGACATGGTCAGCGCGGCCCGCCGCCTCGTCCAGCAGGACAAGGTAGTTGCTGCAATCGGACCCAGCGGCTCCGGCCTCTGCATCGCGGCCTCGCCGATCTTCAACCAGGGCAAAGTGTCCCACATCGGAACGCTGCCGACAAACCCGAAGGTAACAGTCGACGAAAAGGGAAAAGTAAAGCCCTACAACTTCCGTATATGCTTCCTTGATCCTTATCAGGGCAAGATCCTCGCAGTATTCGCGGCAAAAGACCTTAAAGCCAAGACGGCGGCAATCCTTTACGACGTATCGAGCGACTATTCACACGGACTTCGTGAATACTTCACCAACAGCTTCAAAGGTTACGGCGGCAAGATCGTAGCCGACGAAGGCCACCGCGGCGAAGACGTCGACTTCCGCGCACAGCTCACAAAGATCAAACAGGCGAACCCCGAAGTGCTCGTACTCCCCACAATGGGCAAATGCCTCCCCCTCGCAGTCAAACAGGCTCGTGAGATGGGCATCAACGTTCCCATCATCGGCGGCGACGGCTACGGCGACTTCATGTGGGAGATCGCAGGCAAAGACGCTATGAAGAAAACCTACTGGGTCAGCCACGTTGCGAAGGAAGACCCCGCTCTGAAGGAATTCTTCGCGAAGTATAAGAAGCAGGCCGGCACAGAATGCCAGGAATTCATGAACGCGGTCATGGCTTATGACTCAGTGTACTGGCTCGCAGACGCAATCAAACGCGCCGGCTCGACAGACCCCGTGAAGGTCCGCCAGGCTCTCGAAAATACAAAGGGCCTCCAGCTGATGCACACAAAGCTTACAATGGACCAGTTCCACGATCCTAAAGACAAGGACGGTTTCATCCTCGAAGCTAAGGACGGCAAAGCCGTATTCTTCAAGAAGATCAGACCGGACTCAAAGTAG
- a CDS encoding PLP-dependent aminotransferase family protein, whose translation MTHPFTFKNQLSAMAKERLDPSEIGVMIKLTIENGAISFTAGEPSADIYPTEALKSAFASVFDETSLLAYAKEDFGLPELREWITQRMRADGMAPDWVSAENILLTNGAGEAIELVAETLIDPGCTVLVEAPTFTETLLTFRKQGANCVGVASDDDGIIPAAFEAALKERPVRFLYTIPNFQNPSGRTSPLARRKEILEIAAKYGVPIFEDDPYHYLSYDEEPPATYLALAGDDRRVIHSNSFSKLIAPGLRCGWAVVPDAIIPQLNAFRISAGLTRPAILQQGIVNYLKGVDFAQRVKFLRDTYRVRRDGMTAAIERHLKPLGIKTNYPKGGFFLWGEADGIDDMTAFARFAVTEKKIGIIPGSAFYTLDEGKKDKRSFRISFAKVAPEVAEEGVRRLAEAFREYRG comes from the coding sequence ATGACACATCCATTCACATTTAAAAACCAACTGAGCGCGATGGCGAAGGAGCGTCTTGACCCGTCAGAGATAGGCGTAATGATAAAGCTTACGATAGAAAACGGGGCCATTTCATTTACCGCGGGAGAGCCGTCGGCCGACATATATCCGACGGAGGCGCTCAAATCGGCCTTTGCCTCGGTTTTTGACGAGACGTCGCTGCTTGCCTACGCCAAAGAGGACTTCGGGCTGCCTGAGCTGCGCGAGTGGATAACGCAGCGCATGAGGGCGGACGGCATGGCGCCCGATTGGGTGAGCGCCGAAAACATTCTGCTGACGAACGGAGCAGGCGAGGCGATAGAGCTGGTCGCGGAGACGCTCATCGACCCAGGATGCACCGTGCTCGTCGAAGCGCCGACCTTTACGGAGACGCTGCTTACCTTCCGCAAGCAGGGCGCAAACTGCGTCGGCGTCGCCTCCGACGACGACGGCATAATCCCCGCCGCTTTCGAGGCGGCGCTTAAGGAACGTCCAGTCCGCTTTCTATACACCATCCCGAATTTTCAAAATCCAAGCGGGCGCACCTCGCCGCTTGCGCGCCGCAAAGAGATACTTGAGATCGCGGCAAAATACGGCGTGCCCATCTTTGAGGACGACCCCTATCACTATCTGAGCTACGACGAAGAGCCGCCCGCGACCTACCTCGCGCTTGCCGGAGACGACAGGCGCGTCATCCACAGCAACAGCTTTTCAAAGCTGATAGCGCCCGGACTTCGCTGCGGCTGGGCCGTCGTGCCAGATGCCATCATCCCGCAGCTCAACGCCTTTCGCATAAGCGCGGGCCTGACGCGCCCCGCCATCCTACAGCAGGGGATAGTGAACTATTTGAAGGGCGTGGATTTTGCGCAGCGCGTGAAATTCCTGCGCGACACCTACCGCGTGCGCCGCGACGGAATGACGGCGGCGATAGAGCGCCACTTGAAGCCGCTTGGCATTAAGACAAATTATCCAAAGGGCGGCTTCTTCCTCTGGGGCGAGGCTGACGGCATAGACGATATGACCGCCTTCGCGCGCTTTGCCGTGACGGAAAAAAAGATAGGCATCATACCGGGCAGCGCCTTTTATACGCTCGACGAGGGCAAGAAGGACAAGCGCTCGTTTAGGATATCCTTTGCGAAGGTCGCGCCGGAGGTGGCCGAAGAGGGCGTGAGGCGTCTTGCGGAGGCGTTTAGGGAATACCGCGGATAA